One stretch of Odocoileus virginianus isolate 20LAN1187 ecotype Illinois chromosome 26, Ovbor_1.2, whole genome shotgun sequence DNA includes these proteins:
- the EPM2AIP1 gene encoding EPM2A-interacting protein 1: protein MWMTPKRSKMEIDESRAFRAEWTQRYLVVEPPEGEGALCLVCRRLVAATGESDVKQHYEAEHQYYERYVAEDERAALVESLRRGDLPEAAPLTPEQRIARAGLGLARLLALKGCGWGEGDFVHRCMAVMLRDVLPDHVGIMDGIDLSPETTRQRVLDIHQNLRTQLFNRAKDFKAYSLALDDQAFVAYENYLLVFVRGVGHDLEVHEELLTIINLTHHFSVGALMAAILEALQTAGLSLQRMVGLTTTHTLRMIGENSGLVSYMREKAVSPNCWNVIHYSGFLHLELLSSYDVDVNQIINAVSEWIVLIKTRGVRRPEFQALLTESESEHGERVNGRCLNNWLRKGKTLKLIFSLRKEIETFLVSIGATTVHFTDKEWLCDFGFLVDIMDHLGEISELLRVNRVFAAAAFDHICAFEVKLNLLQRQVEEKNLTNFVALSQVVDELKENLQEDEKVLDLERYRGVICRLQKEFERHFKDLKFIKKDLELFANPFSFKPEYAPISVRVELTKLQANANLWEEYRTKDLGQFYAGLPAESYPIIKGVACKVASLFDSSKICEKAFSYLTRNQHTLSQPLTDEHLHALFRIATTEIEPRWDDLVRGRNESNP, encoded by the coding sequence ATGTGGATGACGCCCAAGAGGAGCAAAATGGAAATCGACGAGTCTCGGGCGTTCCGGGCCGAGTGGACCCAGCGGTACTTGGTGGTGGAGCCTCCGGAGGGCGAGGGCGCCCTGTGCCTGGTCTGTCGCCGCCTGGTCGCAGCTACCGGCGAATCCGACGTCAAGCAGCACTACGAGGCCGAGCACCAGTACTACGAGCGGTATGTAGCGGAGGACGAGCGCGCGGCGCTGGTGGAGAGTCTGCGGCGGGGCGACTTGCCGGAGGCCGCCCCGCTCACTCCGGAGCAGAGAATAGCCCGTGCAGGCCTGGGACTCGCCCGCCTCTTGGCCTTGAAGGGTTGCGGCTGGGGCGAGGGGGACTTTGTGCACCGGTGCATGGCGGTGATGCTGAGAGACGTGCTGCCCGATCACGTAGGCATTATGGATGGCATCGATTTATCTCCAGAGACCACGCGGCAGAGAGTCCTGGACATTCACCAGAATCTACGCACTCAACTTTTTAACCGAGCCAAGGACTTTAAAGCCTATTCCCTTGCCTTGGACGACCAGGCTTTTGTGGCCTATGAGAACTACCTGCTGGTCTTTGTCCGCGGCGTCGGCCACGATTTGGAGGTACACGAAGAGCTTCTGACCATCATCAACCTGACTCATCACTTCAGTGTTGGCGCCCTCATGGCGGCAATCCTTGAGGCCCTGCAGACGGCCGGGCTTAGCCTGCAGCGCATGGTTGGACTGACCACGACCCACACTCTGAGGATGATTGGTGAGAACTCAGGACTGGTGTCATACATGAGAGAAAAGGCTGTAAGCCCCAACTGTTGGAATGTGATCCACTATTCGGGATTTCTTCACTTGGAACTGTTGAGCTCCTACGATGTGGATGTTAATCAGATCATAAATGCCGTATCTGAATGGATAGTTTTGATTAAGACCAGAGGCGTGAGGCGGCCGGAATTTCAGGCTTTACTGACTGAATCTGAATCAGAGCACGGTGAAAGGGTCAACGGACGCTGTCTGAACAACTGGCTTAGGAAAGGGAAGACTTTGAAACTAATATTTTCCTTAAGAAAAGAGATAGAAACATTCTTGGTCTCGATAGGAGCCACGACGGtccatttcacagacaaggaatGGCTCTGTGACTTCGGCTTCCTGGTGGATATTATGGACCACCTTGGAGAAATTAGCGAACTATTGAGAGTGAACAGAGTCTTTGCTGCCGCCGCCTTTGACCATATCTGTGCCTTTGAAGTGAAGCTGAATTTACTTCAGAGACAAGTcgaggaaaaaaatctgacaaactTTGTTGCCTTGAGCCAAGTGGTTGATGAGCTTAAAGAGAATCTTCAAGAAGACGAAAAAGTACTCGATCTTGAGAGGTATCGAGGGGTGATCTGTCGCCTACAGAAAGAGTTTGAACGACATTTCAAGGACCTCAAGTTCATTAAAAAGGACTTAGAGCTTTTTGCTAATCCATTTAGCTTTAAACCTGAATATGCACCTATTTCAGTAAGGGTGGAACTTACAAAACTTCAGGCAAATGCTAACCTTTGGGAGGAATACAGAACCAAAGATTTAGGGCAGTTCTATGCTGGATTGCCTGCAGAATCTTACCCGATTATCAAAGGGGTTGCCTGTAAGGTGGCATCCTTGTTTGATAGCAGCAAAATCTGTGAAAAGGCTTTTTCATATTTGACTCGAAACCAACACACTTTGAGCCAGCCTTTGACAGACGAACACCTCCACGCCCTGTTCCGGATTGCCACCACTGAAATAGAGCCACGCTGGGATGATCTTGTGAGAGGAAGAAATGAATCCAATCCATAA